The Stigmatella ashevillena genomic sequence GGCATTACCCTGCAAGGAGTCTTTGAAGCAGGGACCTACAGCTATGTCATCGACGCGGTCGACTTCAGTGACCGCTCCCTCTACACGCGCGGCGGGGACTTCACGGTGGACGGCGACACCCGCGTGGAAGTCGATCTGGCTTCGACACGGTAGCCGCCGTCCCTCGGCTCAGGGCACGTAGGCCGAGCCTGCCCGAGCATCGTAGGTGCAATCGATCATGGTGCTCGAGTAGGGCCTGCCCACGTAAAGCTGGACCGTCGCCGTGTCGGGTCCACTCACGAACGCTCGGCCCGACGAGACCCGGGAATAGCGCTTGAAATCACGCGCCACGTGCTCGCACTGCCGACGGGCCACTTCCAGGTTCACGTTCGAGGCGAAACCACTTCCGCCGTAGCCCTGGACTTCTCGCTCCCGGTGGCCCGAGGTGTGATGCGACGCCCGTGTGGGCTGCCGCTCGGGTGTTGAGGCACAAGCCTGCAAGGCCATGCTGGCCAGCACCGTGAGTCCCATCACTCCTGTCTGCCATCGAAATGCCATGACATGCCTCCAGGTCCGCGCCGCCTTGGATCAAAGCTGAGGATGGGCCCCCGGCGAGACATCACGTCAGGCAGGCAGGAAGGCACTGTCCCGCTGCGCCTCCAGGCAGCGCGGCCGGCCCTGCGCTGGAGCGCCTGCGGCTCAGCGACAGGAACTAGGGCACGTGCGCCACTCCTGAGCGCGCGTCATAGGTGCAGGGGACCCGGTATCCCGAGGCCGGCGCGCCGATGTTCACCTGCACCCGCGCCATCTCCGGTCCCGTCACGCTCGCCGTGCCCGCGGTGGCGCCGGGATACCCCCGGACATCCCGGGCCTCGCGCTCGCACTGCTGGCGCGCCAGCAGCAGATTCACGCCCATCTCCTCATCCCCGCCCCCCCGGCTGCCGGGCGATGCCTGCCGCGAAGCGTGATGTTCTGACATCTGCTTGTGCGTGGCCGTGCACCCCTGAAGCGCCACCCCCGCCAACGCCGCGAGCCCCATCAACCCCATCTTCCATTGAAGCGCCATTCCATCACCCCCAGGAGCCATGTCCTGTCCCAAGCTTGAGGATGAAGTGATTCCGCGACATCGCCCCCCAGGGAAGGGCTTGCTCTCCGGGTGGCGCCCGGCGCAAAGCCGCCGAGGAGAGAAGCGCACGAGGGGACCTTCGAGCGCCTGGGCTACCCCGACTTCGTGAAGGGCACATCCAGCACGGGCATCTTCTTCGCGCCCGGCACATCGTAGTGCCACCACTCCATCTTGTTGCGCAGGAAGCCCGCGCCCTCCATCGCCTCCAGGAGCACTTGCCGGTGCTTGCGAGAAGCCTCGGAGCCCCCCTTGTAGCCATGGTGCGCCGCAGGGGTGAAGTCGTCGAAGGGCGTCGGCATCTCCACGGGGGCCCCCTCCAGCGTCACCAGCGTCAGGTCCACCGCCGCCCCTCGGTTGTGGTTCGAGCCGAACTTCGGGTTCGCCACGTACCCGGGTTTCGGAACCAGCTTCCACATCTCCCACTGCACCGCCCGGGGCCGGTAGCAGTCGTACACCTTCACCCGGTAGCCCTTCGTCCGCAGCACGTCCGCCGCCTGCTTCAGTCGCCGGGCCGAGTCCGGCAGCAGCAGGCATCGCGCGTCCTCCGGGTACACCTTGCGCTTCAGGAAGTTGTCCTCCGTGGCGTAGCGCATGTCCACCACCAGGTCCGGAACCGCTTCCGTGGCATCCACCAGCGGCTCACCGCCCGCCGCCAGCCACACCGTCATCGCCAGCTTCGCCGCGGGCAGCATCTCACGCCCCTTCCGTGTAAAGCGTGGGGTCCGGGACTCCCGCTTCCTGGAAGCCCTTCTTGCGCAGCACGCAGCTGTCACAGTGGCCGCACGCGCGGCCCTTTACATCCGGGTCGTAGCAGGAGTGCGTCAGCCCGTAGTCCACGCCCAGCCGCGTGCCCTCGCGGATGATCTGCGCCTTGGTCATCCCCGACAGCGGCGCGTGCACCTGGAAGCGCTGCCCCTCCACGCCCGCCTTCGTCGCCAGCGTCGCCACGGACGCGAACGCCTCGATGAACTGCGGCCGACAGTCCGGGTAGCCGCTGTAATCCACCGCGTTCACCCCGATGTAGATGTCGTGGGCGCCCACCACCTCGGCCAATCCGAGGGCCAACGAGAGGAACAGCAGGTTGCGCGCCGGCACGTAGGTCACCGGGATGCCGTGGGACATCTCCGTCTCCGGCCGGTCCTTGGGCACCGCGATGTCCGCCGTCAACGCCGAGCCCCCGATGCCGCGCAGATCCAACGGGACGAGCCGGAAGTCCCGGGC encodes the following:
- the queC gene encoding 7-cyano-7-deazaguanine synthase QueC; protein product: MMKKAVVLLSGGLDSTTCLAMAKADGFEPVCLAIHYGQRHAVELERARKVAETMGARDFRLVPLDLRGIGGSALTADIAVPKDRPETEMSHGIPVTYVPARNLLFLSLALGLAEVVGAHDIYIGVNAVDYSGYPDCRPQFIEAFASVATLATKAGVEGQRFQVHAPLSGMTKAQIIREGTRLGVDYGLTHSCYDPDVKGRACGHCDSCVLRKKGFQEAGVPDPTLYTEGA
- the ddpX gene encoding D-alanyl-D-alanine dipeptidase, which codes for MLPAAKLAMTVWLAAGGEPLVDATEAVPDLVVDMRYATEDNFLKRKVYPEDARCLLLPDSARRLKQAADVLRTKGYRVKVYDCYRPRAVQWEMWKLVPKPGYVANPKFGSNHNRGAAVDLTLVTLEGAPVEMPTPFDDFTPAAHHGYKGGSEASRKHRQVLLEAMEGAGFLRNKMEWWHYDVPGAKKMPVLDVPFTKSG